One Ostrea edulis chromosome 2, xbOstEdul1.1, whole genome shotgun sequence genomic region harbors:
- the LOC130051406 gene encoding properdin-like produces MRLACLKNESLYQEAKSYLEHNVNSLITSVWIGLHTTSSSAPYVYVWEDGEEATYFKWNSSPLEPNQQNSEQCIRLYKDSLRFGTYGCSEKKQFLCEDLVTDGEWSGWITWSACSAICGNGIQSRNRSCNSPPPSNGGADCMGADKEDKLCNLQICAVNGSWSMWNEWSVCAPMQCVTNRTRSRSCDSPPPSHGGNNCEGKDQERESCEHLICPLEERLTCTQLSENSFTLPELEEKIQEISKTLAVNRTNLSSEIRKKTCAEDPRPSSKYIGVVA; encoded by the exons ATGCGACTTGCCTGTCTGAAAAACGAATCTCTCTACCAGGAGGCCAAGTCTTATTTAGAACACAACGTCAACAG TCTAATTACCTCCGTGTGGATCGGACTCCACACGACATCATCATCTGCACCATATGTGTATGTTTGGGAGGATGGAGAAGAAGCTACTTACTTTAAATGGAACTCGTCGCCACTGGAACCGAACCAACAGAATAGTGAGCAGTGTATCAGACTGTATAAAGACTCTCTAAGATTCGGGACGTATGGTTGTAGTGAGAAGAAACAATTTCTATGTGAag ATTTAGTAACAGATGGAGAATGGTCTGGCTGGATCACATGGTCTGCATGTAGCGCCATTTGTGGAAACGGAATACAGTCTCGCAATCGATCATGTAATTCTCCCCCTCCTTCTAACGGAGGGGCGGATTGCATGGGAGCGGACAAAGAAGATAAATTATGTAATCTACAAATATGTGCAG TGAATGGATCCTGGTCTATGTGGAATGAGTGGTCAGTCTGTGCTCCGATGCAGTGTGTTACAAACCGAACACGATCTAGGTCATGTGACTCACCTCCTCCATCACATGGCGGTAATAACTGTGAGGGTAAGGATCAGGAAAGAGAAAGCTGTGAACATCTCATCTGTCCTCTTGAAGAAC GTTTAACCTGTACACAGTTATCAGAAAACAGTTTCACGTTGCCAGAATTGGAAGAAAAAATACAGGAAATTTCTAAAACACTGGCGGTGAATAGAACAAATCTGTCGTCGGAAATTCGCAAAAAGACATGCGCAGAAGACCCTAGACCATCATCAAAGTATATAGGTGTGGTGGCGTGA